A genomic segment from Drosophila miranda strain MSH22 chromosome 3, D.miranda_PacBio2.1, whole genome shotgun sequence encodes:
- the LOC108160291 gene encoding probable serine/threonine-protein kinase kinX isoform X11 codes for MSGDVQPRKRKDKRRKRDDRKSDGDVTVLRQSSFQDDDESSHGVHITKMGNDDVHLHVHHEHDTGGNWCAKIIFFSLMAVLLGLVGLIILENRGLEDMDTPLSESRFSNYFNGLVDEHRREHDAHDVNKPSGEALDEHDDHDDHDEEEEPLSEEIEEEEEDDDHDDHEEEAVSLLEEPISEEIEEEDTEQEQEEDEEEVEQEEQEQEEDDEEEDNNAGENITDEDPEDDDEDEDNVEEATVEATTEATAEATTEYDVEEPEEDEPEDDAEDEVAESQEPAPSTAKLDEEDEEDNDEADEEEIEEPVQSKAQRVPATTKYAKVDKYDEDKYNDDDFESLDEEPEDLVRRVRRPDLDESEEQKQDDDEEEPKEGSSWLASLAVKFGVGVALALVSRLVLIRKSPNTTEDEPPPPEAIMRRRLTIATDEDQIPDDLEEIPLLDDEYSEEEIEIEEEIEVEISDIEEEDAGDGDVALSASYVPETFEQMSSMYKSSPEPSDETKNKEPEETNEPIKPSVFSDLYVEYEDGAIEDYEHDGETDEEDEISDEEEDEISDVDDADLMSRLEAKYGRLPVKEYESDPDSDDPTWTQIKPKDPTTDAPASVPVPAADDSFQQELRQANAEMIRELNNH; via the exons ATGTCGGGGGATGTGCAGCCGCGAAAGCGCAAGGATAAGCGCAGAAAACGCG ATGATCGCAAATCTGACGGCGATGTGACTGTTCTGCGTCAGTCCAGCTTCCAAG ATGACGACGAGTCTTCCCATGGCGTCCACATTACGAAGATGGGAAACGACGATGTACACTTGCACGTGCATCACGAGCACGACACCGGTGGCAATTGGTGTGCCAAGATCATATTCTTCTCTCTGATGGCAGTTCTCTTGGGCCTCGTGGGCCTAATCATCTTGGAGAATCGTGGCCTTGAAGATA TGGACACTCCGTTATCTGAGTCACGCTTCTCAAACTATTTTAATGGTTTGGTCGACGAGCATCGAAGGGAGCATGATGCCCATGACGTAAACAAACCTTCTGGAGAGGCTTTGGATGAGCATGATGATCATGACGATCACGATGAAGAAG AAGAACCCCTTTCGGAGGAAATAGAAGAGGAAGAAGAGGATGATGATCATGACGATCACGAAGAAGAAG cTGTTTCTCTTTTAGAAGAACCTATTTCGGAGGAAATAGAAGAAGAAGACACAGAGCAAGAGCAAGAAGAAGATGAAGAAGAGgtggagcaggaggagcaggagcaggaagAAGACGACGAAGAGGAGGATAACAATGCTGGCGAAAACATCACCGACGAAGATCCAGAAGATGACGATGAAGACGAAGACAATGTTGAAGAGGCCACTGTTGAGGCTACCACAGAGGCCACCGCAGAAGCCACCACTGAGTACGATGTAGAGGAACCCGAAGAAGACGAACCCGAGGACGATGCCGAAGATGAAGTGGCAGAATCGCAGGAGCCAGCTCCTTCTACAGCCAAATTGGATGAG GAAGATGAGGAGGACAACGATGAGGCTGACGAGGAGGAGATCGAAGAGCCTGTTCAATCGAAAGCACAAAGGGTCCCTGCCACAACTAAATATGCCAAAGTTGATAAATATGATGAG GACAAATACAATGATGACGACTTTGAGTCCCTCGATGAGGAACCCGAAGATCTGGTGCGGCGAGTGAGAAGACCCGACCTTGACGAAAGCGAGGAGCAGAAACAAGACGATGATGAGGAAGAACCGAAAGAGGGCTCTTCCTGGTTAGCATCGC TTGCCGTTAAAtttggcgttggcgttgcaCTTGCCTTAGTTTCACGTCTTGTATTGATCAGGAAAAGTCCGAATACAA CCGAAGACGAGCCGCCCCCACCGGAGGCGATCATGAGGCGCCGCCTGACGATTGCCACGGACGAGGATCAGATACCAGACGACCTGGAGGAAATTCCGCTGCTGGACGATG AATATTCCGAGGAGGAAATCGAAATCGAGGAGGAAATCGAAGTGGAGATCAGCGACATCGAAGAAGAGGATGCCGGTGATGGTGATGTGGCATTGTCGGCCAGCTATGTGCCCGAGACCTTTGAGCAGATGAGCTCTATGTACAAGTCATCGCCAGAACCATCAGATGAAACGAAGAACAAGGAGCCAGAGGAGACAAACGAACCAATAAAGCCTTCGGTCTTCAGTGATCTTTATGTGGAATACGAGGACGGGGCTATTGAGGATTACGAACACGATGGAGAGACAGACGAGGAGGACGAGATATCCGATGAGGAAGAGGACGAGATATCCGACGTGGATGATGCCGATCTAATGAGCAGACTGGAGGCCAAGTACGGCCGTCTGCCGGTTAAGGAGTACGAAAGCGATCCGGACTCCGACGATCCAACCTGGACAC AAATCAAACCCAAGGATCCTACCACAGATGCTCCGGCTTCGGTTCCGGTTCCGGCCGCAGATGATTCGTTTCAACAGGAGCTGCGTCAGGCCAATGCCGAAATGATCCGGGAG CTCAACAATCATTAA
- the LOC108160291 gene encoding aspartyl/asparaginyl beta-hydroxylase isoform X4 has product MSGDVQPRKRKDKRRKRDDRKSDGDVTVLRQSSFQDDDESSHGVHITKMGNDDVHLHVHHEHDTGGNWCAKIIFFSLMAVLLGLVGLIILENRGLEDMDTPLSESRFSNYFNGLVDEHRREHDAHDVNKPSGEALDEHDDHDDHDEEEEPLSEEIEEEEEDDDHDDHEEEEPISEEIEEEDTEQEQEEDEEEVEQEEQEQEEDDEEEDNNAGENITDEDPEDDDEDEDNVEEATVEATTEATAEATTEYDVEEPEEDEPEDDAEDEVAESQEPAPSTAKLDEEDEEDNDEADEEEIEEPVQSKAQRVPATTKYAKVDKYDEDKYNDDDFESLDEEPEDLVRRVRRPDLDESEEQKQDDDEEEPKEGSSWLASLAVKFGVGVALALVSRLVLIRKSPNTTEDEPPPPEAIMRRRLTIATDEDQIPDDLEEIPLLDDEYSEEEIEIEEEIEVEISDIEEEDAGDGDVALSASYVPETFEQMSSMYKSSPEPSDETKNKEPEETNEPIKPSVFSDLYVEYEDGAIEDYEHDGETDEEDEISDEEEDEISDVDDADLMSRLEAKYGRLPVKEYESDPDSDDPTWTQIKPKDPTTDAPASVPVPAADDSFQQELRQANAEMIRENYAQALRSFNTLIQYYADEPLAHLARAHFLERLAERERSNQRLLEAIDSYKRYLAFGELVASDGEFHSAGERCIEHLRFMGYHHQTVAIHELLIERLPADPRLRNQLSFTHLTANNMRQVKLVAAETLKLWPADPVAQLHFGLALKQLHGDYVQALSYLQNAIESKADGTQEAYFYLALGETLQRLSRQPEAVEVHRQGVARGFFVSVYQRSLYNEPKLRAQPFWQPSETGYNSQLRKLQHNWIAIREEALALLSHRGYFEDETENLRHMGIWQQFELFAKGQLIRKNCQRAPITCSLLKEFPESSGCRRGQVKFSVMQAETHVWPHCGPTNCRLRAHLTLVAPEPERTSLRVAEQERTWREGELIIFDDSFEHEVWHNGTRPRLVLILDMWHPDLTASQRRSLTAI; this is encoded by the exons ATGTCGGGGGATGTGCAGCCGCGAAAGCGCAAGGATAAGCGCAGAAAACGCG ATGATCGCAAATCTGACGGCGATGTGACTGTTCTGCGTCAGTCCAGCTTCCAAG ATGACGACGAGTCTTCCCATGGCGTCCACATTACGAAGATGGGAAACGACGATGTACACTTGCACGTGCATCACGAGCACGACACCGGTGGCAATTGGTGTGCCAAGATCATATTCTTCTCTCTGATGGCAGTTCTCTTGGGCCTCGTGGGCCTAATCATCTTGGAGAATCGTGGCCTTGAAGATA TGGACACTCCGTTATCTGAGTCACGCTTCTCAAACTATTTTAATGGTTTGGTCGACGAGCATCGAAGGGAGCATGATGCCCATGACGTAAACAAACCTTCTGGAGAGGCTTTGGATGAGCATGATGATCATGACGATCACGATGAAGAAG AAGAACCCCTTTCGGAGGAAATAGAAGAGGAAGAAGAGGATGATGATCATGACGATCACGAAGAAGAAG AACCTATTTCGGAGGAAATAGAAGAAGAAGACACAGAGCAAGAGCAAGAAGAAGATGAAGAAGAGgtggagcaggaggagcaggagcaggaagAAGACGACGAAGAGGAGGATAACAATGCTGGCGAAAACATCACCGACGAAGATCCAGAAGATGACGATGAAGACGAAGACAATGTTGAAGAGGCCACTGTTGAGGCTACCACAGAGGCCACCGCAGAAGCCACCACTGAGTACGATGTAGAGGAACCCGAAGAAGACGAACCCGAGGACGATGCCGAAGATGAAGTGGCAGAATCGCAGGAGCCAGCTCCTTCTACAGCCAAATTGGATGAG GAAGATGAGGAGGACAACGATGAGGCTGACGAGGAGGAGATCGAAGAGCCTGTTCAATCGAAAGCACAAAGGGTCCCTGCCACAACTAAATATGCCAAAGTTGATAAATATGATGAG GACAAATACAATGATGACGACTTTGAGTCCCTCGATGAGGAACCCGAAGATCTGGTGCGGCGAGTGAGAAGACCCGACCTTGACGAAAGCGAGGAGCAGAAACAAGACGATGATGAGGAAGAACCGAAAGAGGGCTCTTCCTGGTTAGCATCGC TTGCCGTTAAAtttggcgttggcgttgcaCTTGCCTTAGTTTCACGTCTTGTATTGATCAGGAAAAGTCCGAATACAA CCGAAGACGAGCCGCCCCCACCGGAGGCGATCATGAGGCGCCGCCTGACGATTGCCACGGACGAGGATCAGATACCAGACGACCTGGAGGAAATTCCGCTGCTGGACGATG AATATTCCGAGGAGGAAATCGAAATCGAGGAGGAAATCGAAGTGGAGATCAGCGACATCGAAGAAGAGGATGCCGGTGATGGTGATGTGGCATTGTCGGCCAGCTATGTGCCCGAGACCTTTGAGCAGATGAGCTCTATGTACAAGTCATCGCCAGAACCATCAGATGAAACGAAGAACAAGGAGCCAGAGGAGACAAACGAACCAATAAAGCCTTCGGTCTTCAGTGATCTTTATGTGGAATACGAGGACGGGGCTATTGAGGATTACGAACACGATGGAGAGACAGACGAGGAGGACGAGATATCCGATGAGGAAGAGGACGAGATATCCGACGTGGATGATGCCGATCTAATGAGCAGACTGGAGGCCAAGTACGGCCGTCTGCCGGTTAAGGAGTACGAAAGCGATCCGGACTCCGACGATCCAACCTGGACAC AAATCAAACCCAAGGATCCTACCACAGATGCTCCGGCTTCGGTTCCGGTTCCGGCCGCAGATGATTCGTTTCAACAGGAGCTGCGTCAGGCCAATGCCGAAATGATCCGGGAG AACTATGCCCAAGCCCTGCGCTCGTTTAACACGCTCATCCAATACTATGCCGACGAGCCCTTGGCCCATCTGGCCCGTGCCCACTTTTTGGAGCGCCTGGCAGAGAGGGAGCGCAGCAACCAGCGACTGTTGGAGGCCATTGATTCCTACAAACGATATCTGGCCTTTGGCGAGCTGGTGGCCAGCGATGGAGAGTTTCATTCTGCTGGAGAACGCTGCATCGAGCATTTGCGATTCATGG GTTATCATCACCAAACAGTGGCCATTCACGAGCTGCTCATCGAGCGTTTGCCTGCTGATCCGCGACTGCGCAATCAACTCTCTTTCACCCACCTAACGGCCAATAA CATGCGCCAGGTGAAGCTTGTGGCAGCTGAAACCTTGAAGCTCTGGCCAGCAGATCCAGTGGCACAGCTCCACTTCGGCCTGGCCCTCAAGCAGCTCCATGGAGACTACGTTCAGGCGCTGTCCTACTTGCAGAATGCCATAGAGTCAAAGGCAGATGGCACACAGGAGGCTTACTTCTACCTCGCCCTGGGAGAAACGCTCCAACGTTTGTCCAGACAGCCAGAGGCTGTGGAAGTGCACAGACAGGGCGTGGCTAGGGGATTCTTCGTCAGCGTCTATCAGAGATCGCTCTACAATGAGCCCAAGCTGAGAGCTCAACCCTTTTGGCAACCCTCGGAGACGGGCTACAACTCGCAGTTAAGGAAACTACAGCACAACTGGATAGCCATCCGTGAGGAGGCCTTGGCCCTCCTCAGCCATCGCGGCTACTTCGAAGATGAAACGGAGAATCTGCGCCACATGGGCATCTGGCAGCAGTTCGAGCTCTTCGCGAAGGGGCAGCTTATTAGGAAGAACTGCCAACGGGCTCCCATCACCTGCAGTCTGCTGAAAGAGTTCCCCGAATCCAGCGGCTGTCGACGGGGACAGGTGAAGTTCAGTGTGATGCAGGCAGAGACGCATGTGTGGCCGCATTGTGGTCCCACCAATTGCCGCTTGAGAGCGCATCTCACGCTGGTGGctccagagccagagcgaaCCTCACTTCGAGTGGCAGAGCAGGAAAG AACCTGGCGCGAAGGCGAACTAATCATCTTTGATGACAGCTTCGAGCACGAGGTCTGGCACAATGGCACTCGCCCTCGGCTGGTCCTCATCCTGGACATGTGGCATCCAGATCTAACTGCCTCACAGCGTCGCAGTCTGACAGCTATCTGA
- the LOC108160291 gene encoding aspartyl/asparaginyl beta-hydroxylase isoform X7, with protein MSGDVQPRKRKDKRRKRDDDESSHGVHITKMGNDDVHLHVHHEHDTGGNWCAKIIFFSLMAVLLGLVGLIILENRGLEDMDTPLSESRFSNYFNGLVDEHRREHDAHDVNKPSGEALDEHDDHDDHDEEEEPLSEEIEEEEEDDDHDDHEEEAVSLLEEPISEEIEEEDTEQEQEEDEEEVEQEEQEQEEDDEEEDNNAGENITDEDPEDDDEDEDNVEEATVEATTEATAEATTEYDVEEPEEDEPEDDAEDEVAESQEPAPSTAKLDEEDEEDNDEADEEEIEEPVQSKAQRVPATTKYAKVDKYDEDKYNDDDFESLDEEPEDLVRRVRRPDLDESEEQKQDDDEEEPKEGSSWLASLAVKFGVGVALALVSRLVLIRKSPNTTEDEPPPPEAIMRRRLTIATDEDQIPDDLEEIPLLDDEYSEEEIEIEEEIEVEISDIEEEDAGDGDVALSASYVPETFEQMSSMYKSSPEPSDETKNKEPEETNEPIKPSVFSDLYVEYEDGAIEDYEHDGETDEEDEISDEEEDEISDVDDADLMSRLEAKYGRLPVKEYESDPDSDDPTWTQIKPKDPTTDAPASVPVPAADDSFQQELRQANAEMIRENYAQALRSFNTLIQYYADEPLAHLARAHFLERLAERERSNQRLLEAIDSYKRYLAFGELVASDGEFHSAGERCIEHLRFMGYHHQTVAIHELLIERLPADPRLRNQLSFTHLTANNMRQVKLVAAETLKLWPADPVAQLHFGLALKQLHGDYVQALSYLQNAIESKADGTQEAYFYLALGETLQRLSRQPEAVEVHRQGVARGFFVSVYQRSLYNEPKLRAQPFWQPSETGYNSQLRKLQHNWIAIREEALALLSHRGYFEDETENLRHMGIWQQFELFAKGQLIRKNCQRAPITCSLLKEFPESSGCRRGQVKFSVMQAETHVWPHCGPTNCRLRAHLTLVAPEPERTSLRVAEQERTWREGELIIFDDSFEHEVWHNGTRPRLVLILDMWHPDLTASQRRSLTAI; from the exons ATGTCGGGGGATGTGCAGCCGCGAAAGCGCAAGGATAAGCGCAGAAAACGCG ATGACGACGAGTCTTCCCATGGCGTCCACATTACGAAGATGGGAAACGACGATGTACACTTGCACGTGCATCACGAGCACGACACCGGTGGCAATTGGTGTGCCAAGATCATATTCTTCTCTCTGATGGCAGTTCTCTTGGGCCTCGTGGGCCTAATCATCTTGGAGAATCGTGGCCTTGAAGATA TGGACACTCCGTTATCTGAGTCACGCTTCTCAAACTATTTTAATGGTTTGGTCGACGAGCATCGAAGGGAGCATGATGCCCATGACGTAAACAAACCTTCTGGAGAGGCTTTGGATGAGCATGATGATCATGACGATCACGATGAAGAAG AAGAACCCCTTTCGGAGGAAATAGAAGAGGAAGAAGAGGATGATGATCATGACGATCACGAAGAAGAAG cTGTTTCTCTTTTAGAAGAACCTATTTCGGAGGAAATAGAAGAAGAAGACACAGAGCAAGAGCAAGAAGAAGATGAAGAAGAGgtggagcaggaggagcaggagcaggaagAAGACGACGAAGAGGAGGATAACAATGCTGGCGAAAACATCACCGACGAAGATCCAGAAGATGACGATGAAGACGAAGACAATGTTGAAGAGGCCACTGTTGAGGCTACCACAGAGGCCACCGCAGAAGCCACCACTGAGTACGATGTAGAGGAACCCGAAGAAGACGAACCCGAGGACGATGCCGAAGATGAAGTGGCAGAATCGCAGGAGCCAGCTCCTTCTACAGCCAAATTGGATGAG GAAGATGAGGAGGACAACGATGAGGCTGACGAGGAGGAGATCGAAGAGCCTGTTCAATCGAAAGCACAAAGGGTCCCTGCCACAACTAAATATGCCAAAGTTGATAAATATGATGAG GACAAATACAATGATGACGACTTTGAGTCCCTCGATGAGGAACCCGAAGATCTGGTGCGGCGAGTGAGAAGACCCGACCTTGACGAAAGCGAGGAGCAGAAACAAGACGATGATGAGGAAGAACCGAAAGAGGGCTCTTCCTGGTTAGCATCGC TTGCCGTTAAAtttggcgttggcgttgcaCTTGCCTTAGTTTCACGTCTTGTATTGATCAGGAAAAGTCCGAATACAA CCGAAGACGAGCCGCCCCCACCGGAGGCGATCATGAGGCGCCGCCTGACGATTGCCACGGACGAGGATCAGATACCAGACGACCTGGAGGAAATTCCGCTGCTGGACGATG AATATTCCGAGGAGGAAATCGAAATCGAGGAGGAAATCGAAGTGGAGATCAGCGACATCGAAGAAGAGGATGCCGGTGATGGTGATGTGGCATTGTCGGCCAGCTATGTGCCCGAGACCTTTGAGCAGATGAGCTCTATGTACAAGTCATCGCCAGAACCATCAGATGAAACGAAGAACAAGGAGCCAGAGGAGACAAACGAACCAATAAAGCCTTCGGTCTTCAGTGATCTTTATGTGGAATACGAGGACGGGGCTATTGAGGATTACGAACACGATGGAGAGACAGACGAGGAGGACGAGATATCCGATGAGGAAGAGGACGAGATATCCGACGTGGATGATGCCGATCTAATGAGCAGACTGGAGGCCAAGTACGGCCGTCTGCCGGTTAAGGAGTACGAAAGCGATCCGGACTCCGACGATCCAACCTGGACAC AAATCAAACCCAAGGATCCTACCACAGATGCTCCGGCTTCGGTTCCGGTTCCGGCCGCAGATGATTCGTTTCAACAGGAGCTGCGTCAGGCCAATGCCGAAATGATCCGGGAG AACTATGCCCAAGCCCTGCGCTCGTTTAACACGCTCATCCAATACTATGCCGACGAGCCCTTGGCCCATCTGGCCCGTGCCCACTTTTTGGAGCGCCTGGCAGAGAGGGAGCGCAGCAACCAGCGACTGTTGGAGGCCATTGATTCCTACAAACGATATCTGGCCTTTGGCGAGCTGGTGGCCAGCGATGGAGAGTTTCATTCTGCTGGAGAACGCTGCATCGAGCATTTGCGATTCATGG GTTATCATCACCAAACAGTGGCCATTCACGAGCTGCTCATCGAGCGTTTGCCTGCTGATCCGCGACTGCGCAATCAACTCTCTTTCACCCACCTAACGGCCAATAA CATGCGCCAGGTGAAGCTTGTGGCAGCTGAAACCTTGAAGCTCTGGCCAGCAGATCCAGTGGCACAGCTCCACTTCGGCCTGGCCCTCAAGCAGCTCCATGGAGACTACGTTCAGGCGCTGTCCTACTTGCAGAATGCCATAGAGTCAAAGGCAGATGGCACACAGGAGGCTTACTTCTACCTCGCCCTGGGAGAAACGCTCCAACGTTTGTCCAGACAGCCAGAGGCTGTGGAAGTGCACAGACAGGGCGTGGCTAGGGGATTCTTCGTCAGCGTCTATCAGAGATCGCTCTACAATGAGCCCAAGCTGAGAGCTCAACCCTTTTGGCAACCCTCGGAGACGGGCTACAACTCGCAGTTAAGGAAACTACAGCACAACTGGATAGCCATCCGTGAGGAGGCCTTGGCCCTCCTCAGCCATCGCGGCTACTTCGAAGATGAAACGGAGAATCTGCGCCACATGGGCATCTGGCAGCAGTTCGAGCTCTTCGCGAAGGGGCAGCTTATTAGGAAGAACTGCCAACGGGCTCCCATCACCTGCAGTCTGCTGAAAGAGTTCCCCGAATCCAGCGGCTGTCGACGGGGACAGGTGAAGTTCAGTGTGATGCAGGCAGAGACGCATGTGTGGCCGCATTGTGGTCCCACCAATTGCCGCTTGAGAGCGCATCTCACGCTGGTGGctccagagccagagcgaaCCTCACTTCGAGTGGCAGAGCAGGAAAG AACCTGGCGCGAAGGCGAACTAATCATCTTTGATGACAGCTTCGAGCACGAGGTCTGGCACAATGGCACTCGCCCTCGGCTGGTCCTCATCCTGGACATGTGGCATCCAGATCTAACTGCCTCACAGCGTCGCAGTCTGACAGCTATCTGA
- the LOC108160291 gene encoding aspartic and glutamic acid-rich protein isoform X9: MSGDVQPRKRKDKRRKRDDRKSDGDVTVLRQSSFQDDDESSHGVHITKMGNDDVHLHVHHEHDTGGNWCAKIIFFSLMAVLLGLVGLIILENRGLEDMDTPLSESRFSNYFNGLVDEHRREHDAHDVNKPSGEALDEHDDHDDHDEEEEPLSEEIEEEEEDDDHDDHEEEAVSLLEEPISEEIEEEDTEQEQEEDEEEVEQEEQEQEEDDEEEDNNAGENITDEDPEDDDEDEDNVEEATVEATTEATAEATTEYDVEEPEEDEPEDDAEDEVAESQEPAPSTAKLDEEDEEDNDEADEEEIEEPVQSKAQRVPATTKYAKVDKYDEDKYNDDDFESLDEEPEDLVRRVRRPDLDESEEQKQDDDEEEPKEGSSWLASLAVKFGVGVALALVSRLVLIRKSPNTTEDEPPPPEAIMRRRLTIATDEDQIPDDLEEIPLLDDEYSEEEIEIEEEIEVEISDIEEEDAGDGDVALSASYVPETFEQMSSMYKSSPEPSDETKNKEPEETNEPIKPSVFSDLYVEYEDGAIEDYEHDGETDEEDEISDEEEDEISDVDDADLMSRLEAKYGRLPVKEYESDPDSDDPTWTQIKPKDPTTDAPASVPVPAADDSFQQELRQANAEMIRENYAQALRSFNTLIQYYADEPLAHLARAHFLERLAERERSNQRLLEAIDSYKRYLAFGELVASDGEFHSAGERCIEHLRFMGYHHQTVAIHELLIERLPADPRLRNQLSFTHLTANKLLAACAR, encoded by the exons ATGTCGGGGGATGTGCAGCCGCGAAAGCGCAAGGATAAGCGCAGAAAACGCG ATGATCGCAAATCTGACGGCGATGTGACTGTTCTGCGTCAGTCCAGCTTCCAAG ATGACGACGAGTCTTCCCATGGCGTCCACATTACGAAGATGGGAAACGACGATGTACACTTGCACGTGCATCACGAGCACGACACCGGTGGCAATTGGTGTGCCAAGATCATATTCTTCTCTCTGATGGCAGTTCTCTTGGGCCTCGTGGGCCTAATCATCTTGGAGAATCGTGGCCTTGAAGATA TGGACACTCCGTTATCTGAGTCACGCTTCTCAAACTATTTTAATGGTTTGGTCGACGAGCATCGAAGGGAGCATGATGCCCATGACGTAAACAAACCTTCTGGAGAGGCTTTGGATGAGCATGATGATCATGACGATCACGATGAAGAAG AAGAACCCCTTTCGGAGGAAATAGAAGAGGAAGAAGAGGATGATGATCATGACGATCACGAAGAAGAAG cTGTTTCTCTTTTAGAAGAACCTATTTCGGAGGAAATAGAAGAAGAAGACACAGAGCAAGAGCAAGAAGAAGATGAAGAAGAGgtggagcaggaggagcaggagcaggaagAAGACGACGAAGAGGAGGATAACAATGCTGGCGAAAACATCACCGACGAAGATCCAGAAGATGACGATGAAGACGAAGACAATGTTGAAGAGGCCACTGTTGAGGCTACCACAGAGGCCACCGCAGAAGCCACCACTGAGTACGATGTAGAGGAACCCGAAGAAGACGAACCCGAGGACGATGCCGAAGATGAAGTGGCAGAATCGCAGGAGCCAGCTCCTTCTACAGCCAAATTGGATGAG GAAGATGAGGAGGACAACGATGAGGCTGACGAGGAGGAGATCGAAGAGCCTGTTCAATCGAAAGCACAAAGGGTCCCTGCCACAACTAAATATGCCAAAGTTGATAAATATGATGAG GACAAATACAATGATGACGACTTTGAGTCCCTCGATGAGGAACCCGAAGATCTGGTGCGGCGAGTGAGAAGACCCGACCTTGACGAAAGCGAGGAGCAGAAACAAGACGATGATGAGGAAGAACCGAAAGAGGGCTCTTCCTGGTTAGCATCGC TTGCCGTTAAAtttggcgttggcgttgcaCTTGCCTTAGTTTCACGTCTTGTATTGATCAGGAAAAGTCCGAATACAA CCGAAGACGAGCCGCCCCCACCGGAGGCGATCATGAGGCGCCGCCTGACGATTGCCACGGACGAGGATCAGATACCAGACGACCTGGAGGAAATTCCGCTGCTGGACGATG AATATTCCGAGGAGGAAATCGAAATCGAGGAGGAAATCGAAGTGGAGATCAGCGACATCGAAGAAGAGGATGCCGGTGATGGTGATGTGGCATTGTCGGCCAGCTATGTGCCCGAGACCTTTGAGCAGATGAGCTCTATGTACAAGTCATCGCCAGAACCATCAGATGAAACGAAGAACAAGGAGCCAGAGGAGACAAACGAACCAATAAAGCCTTCGGTCTTCAGTGATCTTTATGTGGAATACGAGGACGGGGCTATTGAGGATTACGAACACGATGGAGAGACAGACGAGGAGGACGAGATATCCGATGAGGAAGAGGACGAGATATCCGACGTGGATGATGCCGATCTAATGAGCAGACTGGAGGCCAAGTACGGCCGTCTGCCGGTTAAGGAGTACGAAAGCGATCCGGACTCCGACGATCCAACCTGGACAC AAATCAAACCCAAGGATCCTACCACAGATGCTCCGGCTTCGGTTCCGGTTCCGGCCGCAGATGATTCGTTTCAACAGGAGCTGCGTCAGGCCAATGCCGAAATGATCCGGGAG AACTATGCCCAAGCCCTGCGCTCGTTTAACACGCTCATCCAATACTATGCCGACGAGCCCTTGGCCCATCTGGCCCGTGCCCACTTTTTGGAGCGCCTGGCAGAGAGGGAGCGCAGCAACCAGCGACTGTTGGAGGCCATTGATTCCTACAAACGATATCTGGCCTTTGGCGAGCTGGTGGCCAGCGATGGAGAGTTTCATTCTGCTGGAGAACGCTGCATCGAGCATTTGCGATTCATGG GTTATCATCACCAAACAGTGGCCATTCACGAGCTGCTCATCGAGCGTTTGCCTGCTGATCCGCGACTGCGCAATCAACTCTCTTTCACCCACCTAACGGCCAATAA ATTGCTTGCAGCATGCGCCAGGTGA